A region of Huiozyma naganishii CBS 8797 chromosome 12, complete genome DNA encodes the following proteins:
- the ICL1 gene encoding isocitrate lyase 1 (similar to Saccharomyces cerevisiae ICL1 (YER065C); ancestral locus Anc_7.247): MPTIKEANNFAALQEKINQDAQEIEQWWSQPRWKHTNRIYSARDIAVRRGTFPALTYPSSVVAQKLYGVLAEHNANKTVSQTFGALDPVQVTQMAKYLDTIYVSGWQCSSTASTSNEPGPDLADYPMDTVPNKVEHLFKAQQFHDRKQWEARAHATSEEELKQLGPATDYLTPIIADADAGHGGLTAVYKLTKMFIERGAAGIHMEDQTSTNKKCGHMAGRCVIPVSEHVSRLVTIRMCADVMNSDLIIVARTDSEAATLISSTIDTRDHYFIVGATNENLKLSLVETLNDAAIKGASGDELARVEKEWCEQAGLKLFHEAFADKVNKSSKSSSEKKRIIDEFNAKVGPLTETSHREARALAESLLGEPIFFDWELPRVREGLYRYRGGTQCAVMRARAFAPYADLVWMESNYPDYEQAVEFAAGVRAQYPDKWLAYNLSPSFNWQKAMSVDEQYTFINRLGQLGYIWQFITLAGLHTTALAINNFSRDFAQNGMKAYAQNVQLREMEEGVDVLKHQKWSGAEYIDGILKLAQGGVSATAAMGEGVTEEQFKSKL; this comes from the coding sequence ATGCCCACTATCAAAGAAGCTAACAACTTCGCAGCTCTGCAAGAAAAGATCAACCAAGACGCTCAAGAGATCGAGCAATGGTGGTCCCAGCCCCGTTGGAAGCACACCAACAGGATCTACAGCGCCCGCGATATTGCCGTGAGACGTGGTACTTTCCCAGCACTAACGTACCCATCCTCAGTCGTCGCTCAAAAACTGTACGGTGTCTTGGCGGAACATAACGCGAACAAGACCGTCTCCCAGACTTTCGGTGCATTGGACCCAGTGCAAGTGACTCAGATGGCTAAATACTTGGACACGATCTACGTCTCCGGGTGGCAGTGTTCCTCTACTGCTTCGACTTCCAACGAGCCAGGTCCAGATCTCGCTGATTACCCCATGGACACTGTGCCCAACAAAGTGGAGCATCTGTTCAAGGCGCAACAGTTCCACGACCGGAAGCAATGGGAGGCAAGGGCGCATGCGACCTCTGAGGAGGAATTGAAGCAGCTTGGTCCAGCCACGGACTACCTGACCCCCATTATCGCTGACGCGGATGCGGGCCACGGTGGGTTGACCGCCGTTTACAAGTTGACAAAGATGTTCATTGAGCGTGGTGCCGCTGGTATCCACATGGAGGACCAGACCTCTACGAACAAGAAGTGTGGCCACATGGCTGGGAGATGTGTGATCCCCGTCTCTGAGCACGTTTCGCGGTTAGTCACGATCCGTATGTGTGCTGATGTGATGAACTCTGACCTGATCATCGTTGCAAGAACGGATTCCGAGGCTGCCACTTTGATCTCGTCCACTATTGACACGAGGGACCACTACTTTATCGTCGGCGCGACAAACGAGAACCTTAAGCTATCTCTTGTGGAGACTTTGAACGATGCTGCTATTAAGGGTGCCTCGGGGGACGAACTGGCTCGCGTGGAGAAAGAGTGGTGTGAACAAGCAGGGTTGAAGTTATTCCACGAGGCGTTTGCTGACAAAGTGAACAAATCCTCGAAATCGTCCTCTGAGAAGAAACGTATCATTGACGAGTTCAACGCGAAAGTCGGCCCATTAACTGAGACATCGCACAGGGAGGCCCGTGCACTAGCTGAGTCTTTGCTCGGAGAACCGATCTTCTTTGACTGGGAACTACCACGTGTCCGTGAAGGTCTGTACCGTTACAGGGGCGGCACACAATGTGCCGTGATGAGAGCTCGTGCATTTGCACCATACGCCGACTTAGTGTGGATGGAATCGAACTACCCAGACTACGAACAAGCCGTCGAGTTTGCCGCTGGTGTACGTGCACAATACCCAGACAAATGGCTTGCCTACAACCTGTCCCCCTCTTTCAACTGGCAGAAGGCTATGTCCGTGGACGAACAGTACACTTTCATCAACCGTTTGGGGCAACTGGGTTACATATGGCAATTCATTACGCTTGCCGGGTTGCACACCACCGCACTAGCGATCAACAATTTCTCGCGCGATTTCGCCCAGAACGGGATGAAGGCGTACGCCCAAAACGTGCAGTTACGTGAGATGGAAGAGGGTGTCGACGTGCTAAAGCACCAGAAATGGTCTGGGGCCGAGTACATCGACGGTATACTGAAATTGGCGCAAGGCGGTGTCAGTGCCACTGCAGCGATGGGCGAAGGTGTCACCGAGGAACAATTCAAGAGCAAGCTGTGA
- the RGI1 gene encoding Rgi1p (similar to Saccharomyces cerevisiae YER067W and YIL057C; ancestral locus Anc_7.248): MPKKDKKPTFTNVTTKSGETLKVFDDLDTFETFIKNETEDDDFSDLHCQVNYLPPFVLHQAHDDPDKVKDTENSHNKKFVRHLHQHVEKHLLKDLKQALNLPDMKFHEKSKDEQFDKITWHYAEETEYHDKKFKVIVEVTCHHDDALVNVDYRTVPL, from the coding sequence ATGCCTAAGAAGGACAAAAAGCCAACTTTCACCAATGTCACCACCAAGTCCGGTgagactttgaaagtgttcgACGATCTCGACACGTTCGAAACTTTCATCAAGAATGAAACAGAGGACGACGACTTCTCGGACTTGCATTGCCAAGTCAACTACTTGCCGCCTTTTGTCTTGCACCAGGCCCATGACGACCCAGATAAAGTGAAGGACACGGAGAACTCgcacaacaagaagttcgTGAGACACTTGCACCAACACGTCGAGAAACACTTGTTGAAGGATCTGAAGCAGGCATTGAACTTGCCAGACATGAAGTTCCACGAGAAGAGTAAAGATGAACAGTTCGACAAGATTACATGGCACTACGCTGAGGAGACGGAGTACCATGATaagaaattcaaagttATCGTCGAAGTCACCTGCCACCACGACGATGCATTGGTTAACGTCGACTACAGGACTGTTCCTTTGTAA
- the KNAG0L01560 gene encoding aldo/keto reductase, whose translation MSVVKQVRFGNTGMKISPFIVGCMSYGDRKRIPWVIEDEEKVFEILKYCYDHGVRTFDTANVYSNGVSERLLGKFLKKYNINRETVVILTKVYFPVDESLEPFKIGGENDPLTDVTLSNQRGLSRKNILASVDKSVERLGTYIDVLQIHRLDHECTGKEIMKALNDVVESNKVRYVGASTMLATEFVELQMIAEKYDWFQFVSSQTEYSLLFREDERELLSYTKRNNIAVLPWSPNAGGYLCRPLDAATERSNSNTYKTEITEGDKITIKRVEEIAKKKSVSMAMISEAWVMSKGYNPIIGFSSVERVKEAIEATKIELTEEEINYLEEPYQPKKYFIVN comes from the coding sequence aTGAGTGTAGTCAAACAAGTACGTTTCGGTAACACAGGGATGAAGATCTCTCCCTTCATTGTTGGGTGTATGTCGTATGGTGACCGGAAACGAATCCCCTGGGTCAtagaggacgaggagaaagtttttgagattttgaagtactGTTACGACCACGGTGTCAGGACTTTCGACACCGCTAATGTTTATAGTAACGGGGTCAGCGAAAGGTTGCTCGGtaaatttttgaagaagtacaatATCAACAGAGAAACGGTTGTCATCCTGACAAAAGTCTACTTCCCAGTGGATGAATCTTTGGAGCCCTTCAAAATAGGCGGTGAAAATGATCCATTGACTGATGTCACACTTTCAAACCAGAGAGGGTTGTCAAGAAAGAACATCCTTGCCAGTGTGGACAAATCTGTTGAAAGATTGGGCACGTACATTGATGTTTTGCAAATCCACAGATTGGATCATGAATGTACCGGGAAGGAGATTATGAAGGCATTGAACGATGTTGTCGAATCAAACAAGGTTAGGTACGTCGGTGCTTCCACAATGTTGGCAACCGAAtttgttgaacttcagATGATCGCTGAAAAGTACGATTGGTTCCAATTTGTTAGCTCCCAAACTGAATACAGCTTGCTGTTCAGGGAAGACGAAAGGGAGCTCCTTTCTTACACAAAGCGGAACAACATTGCTGTTCTTCCATGGTCGCCCAATGCAGGTGGGTATTTGTGTAGGCCGTTAGACGCGGCCACAGAAAGAAGTAACTCTAACACATACAAAACAGAAATCACAGAAGGTGACAAAATCACTATTAAGAGAGTCGAGGAGATTgcgaaaaagaaaagcgTGTCAATGGCTATGATTTCTGAAGCCTGGGTGATGAGCAAGGGCTATAATCCTATCATTGGGTTCAGTTCTGTTGAGAGAGTGAAGGAAGCGATCGAAGCCACCAAAATTGAGTTgactgaagaagaaatcaatTATCTGGAAGAACCATACCagccaaaaaaatacttcATTGTTAATTGA
- the MOT2 gene encoding CCR4-NOT core ubiquitin-protein ligase subunit MOT2 (similar to Saccharomyces cerevisiae MOT2 (YER068W); ancestral locus Anc_7.249), which produces MTSHVANNIHSYHNNYDPNFLSDDEEEYCPLCIEPLDITDKNFFPCPCGYQICQFCYNNIRQNPELNGRCPACRRKYDDDSVRYVVLSPEELKIERANLARKERERKQREKEKKENEYSNRKHLAGMRVIQKNLVYVVGVNPSVPYEEVSSALKSDKYFGQYGKINKIVVNRKNPHPNDTYHHHTPGYGVYITFAAKDDAAKCIAQVDGTYMDGKLVKAAYGTTKYCSSYLRGQPCPNPNCMFLHEPGEEAESFNRNNKLQQQQQQALQHSSSNTPGSAHAAPSAPPNLFKPLGHNTSNGGLSSLNLNGGSAAPSPLPIKTHLQHDTVHSGSGTPVLTPAHLPAGTNAWGVSQSSTPITSLNLSKNTSTHNLPTLADALGHHHQEPTNLANVSTVHNASSNKETKKKKENVNNEKDHDDPYDALKSAVSFLDGRISSLSNYERQSFKLKPNLLDTTIYKNYPSLFSWDNIETSKKSDNVLGQKLVDILAIKPVDYSASVIQFLQSVNVSGTPSNNPMQPNYYSAGGTPNVATASMNQPHLPQQQQQQQQQQQQPLPPQAPTPENGSTNSTDLLNQLIKGRKTVVGN; this is translated from the coding sequence ATGACATCACACGTAGCCAATAACATCCATTCATACCACAATAATTATGACCCGAATTTCCTCTCtgatgacgaggaagagTACTGTCCGTTGTGTATTGAACCATTAGATATCACAGATAAGAATTTCTTCCCCTGTCCCTGTGGCTATCAAATTTGTCAATTCTGTTACAACAATATTAGGCAGAACCCTGAGCTAAACGGCAGATGCCCGGCTTGTCGACGGAAATACGACGATGATAGCGTACGATACGTTGTTTTATCTCCAGAGGAGCTGAAGATCGAGCGTGCAAACCTGGCCAGgaaggagagagagaggaaacaaagggagaaggagaaaaaggaaaatgaGTACAGCAATAGGAAACATTTGGCAGGTATGAGAGTGATCCAGAAAAACTTGGTTTATGTTGTGGGTGTTAATCCGTCTGTCCCATATGAGGAAGTATCAAGTGCTCTGAAATCGGATAAATATTTCGGCCAGTACGGTaagatcaacaagattGTTGTGAACAGGAAAAACCCTCATCCGAATGACACCTATCACCACCACACTCCCGGGTATGGGGTCTACATTACTTTTGCCGCGAAAGATGATGCAGCAAAATGTATCGCACAAGTGGATGGTACCTATATGGATGGAAAACTTGTCAAAGCCGCTTATGGTACTACGAAGTATTGTTCCTCGTATTTAAGAGGTCAGCCTTGCCCAAACCCAAACTGTATGTTTTTGCACGAACCTGGAGAGGAGGCAGAATCGTTTAATAGGAACAACAAgctgcaacaacaacaacagcaagcCCTACAACACAGCAGCTCTAACACTCCCGGGAGCGCCCATGCTGCACCATCGGCTCCTCCAAACCTTTTCAAACCCTTGGGGCACAACACTTCCAATGGTGGGTTGTCTTCCTTGAACCTGAATGGCGGATCTGCGGCACCCTCCCCGCTTCCGATCAAAACACACTTGCAACATGATACTGTTCATAGTGGGTCTGGTACCCCGGTGCTAACACCTGCACACTTACCAGCGGGCACCAATGCCTGGGGTGTTAGCCAATCATCAACACCTATCACTTCGCTGAACTTATCGAAAAACACGAGCACTCATAACTTACCCACTTTGGCTGATGCGTTGggtcatcatcatcaagAGCCTACCAATTTGGCAAACGTTTCTACAGTTCACAATGCCAGTAGTAACAAGGAAACtaagaaaaagaaggaaaacgtTAACAACGAGAAAGATCATGACGATCCTTACGATGCGTTGAAAAGCGcagtttcatttttggATGGCAGAATATCCTCTTTATCAAACTATGAAAGACAatctttcaaattgaaACCAAATCTACTGGACACAACTATTTATAAGAACTATCCTTCACTGTTTTCATGGGATAACATCGAGACATCCAAGAAATCTGATAACGTTTTGGGACAGAAACTGGTCGACATACTGGCTATCAAACCCGTGGACTACTCTGCATCTGTAATCCAATTCTTGCAAAGTGTAAATGTGAGTGGGACACCATCGAACAACCCGATGCAACCCAACTACTATTCTGCGGGTGGCACGCCAAATGTTGCTACTGCGTCCATGAATCAACCACATCTAccgcaacaacaacaacaacaacaacaacagcaacagcaaccactTCCACCACAAGCACCAACCCCTGAAAATGGGTCTACCAACTCTACTGATTTACTAAATCAACTAATAAAGGGCAGGAAGACTGTTGTCGGCAATTGA
- the SNP1 gene encoding U1 snRNP complex subunit SNP1 (similar to Saccharomyces cerevisiae SNP1 (YIL061C); ancestral locus Anc_7.250) codes for MSKFPPDVAELFSRGPPLPYRKPIDYPLEKRRTNPNITGLTKYLSSLHQYKEEFPRGTANKHLRVYEDVKHEKEKEMDKLQLLCEEWKPAEDPNIAGTDPYKTIFVGRLPYDTTELDLQEIFGKYGAVDKVRVVRDKSNKSRGYGFVLFADPQASKRTMRETGVHRGIPIKGRTCIVDFERGRTNRYFTPRRLGGGLGGRGYTQTPPRSSRFAPLRATGSDHLSGFGATRFTSDNGEFRTERYAPSSATAARGPSRYNTQPQPQPAPFEQQHSAGEEFVPTVLYKSRTARTRPTATDSEDPGMDY; via the coding sequence ATGTCCAAATTTCCACCCGATGTTGCTGAACTATTCAGCAGAGGACCCCCATTACCCTATAGGAAACCCATTGACTATCCGTTGGAAAAACGTCGAACGAATCCAAATATAACGGGACTCACAAAGTATTTGAGCTCATTGCACCAGTATAAGGAGGAATTCCCGCGCGGGACAGCGAACAAGCATCTCCGCGTGTACGAAGACGTGAAACAcgagaaagagaaagagatgGATAAGTTACAGTTACTTTGCGAGGAATGGAAACCCGCTGAGGACCCAAATATAGCGGGGACGGATCCTTACAAAACGATATTTGTTGGGAGGTTGCCCTACGACACTACAGAACTGGATTTGCAAGAGATATTTGGTAAGTATGGGGCTGTTGATAAAGTGAGGGTTGTTAGGGATAAGTCGAACAAATCGCGAGGATATGGATTTGTTTTGTTTGCGGACCCACAGGCGTCCAAAAGAACAATGAGGGAGACTGGTGTCCACAGGGGGATTCCAATAAAAGGGAGGACTTGTATTGTGGATTTTGAGAGAGGCAGAACAAACAGGTACTTCACACCGAGAAGATTGGGCGGAGGACTCGGCGGCAGAGGCTACACCCAGACGCCGCCGAGATCCAGCCGGTTCGCACCGTTAAGGGCTACGGGCTCTGACCATTTATCAGGGTTTGGTGCCACACGATTCACTTCAGATAACGGGGAATTTCGCACGGAAAGATACGCACCATCCTCTGCTACAGCCGCAAGAGGCCCCAGCAGATACAATACCCAGCCGCAGCCGCAGCCCGCACCAttcgagcagcagcacaGTGCGGGGGAGGAATTTGTACCTACTGTACTATACAAGTCAAGAACTGCGCGAACAAGACCCACCGCGACAGACTCCGAAGATCCCGGCATGGATTACTGA